The Saccharothrix variisporea genome has a segment encoding these proteins:
- a CDS encoding GNAT family N-acetyltransferase — translation MTAAPSQRLVEVSARELNSRLGEALALYVSAMNYPPGTAEQRAPMWLAHMLRDGWRCVVALGEQDELIGIGYGYRGAVGQWWHEQVRHGLTAVAGPRAVEEWMHDYFELTELHVLPRAQSRGIGEGLLRSLLGGVTTSRVLLSTPEGPSKAWRLYRRLGFVDVLRHYQFTGDPRPFAVLGRTLPLD, via the coding sequence ATGACCGCGGCGCCGTCGCAGCGGCTGGTCGAGGTCTCCGCGCGCGAGCTGAACTCCCGGCTGGGCGAGGCCCTGGCCCTCTACGTCAGCGCGATGAACTACCCGCCGGGCACGGCCGAGCAGCGCGCCCCGATGTGGCTGGCGCACATGCTGCGCGACGGCTGGCGGTGCGTGGTGGCGCTGGGCGAACAGGACGAGCTGATCGGCATCGGCTACGGCTACCGCGGCGCGGTCGGCCAGTGGTGGCACGAGCAGGTGCGCCACGGCCTGACCGCCGTCGCCGGGCCGCGCGCGGTCGAGGAGTGGATGCACGACTACTTCGAGCTGACCGAGCTGCACGTGCTGCCGCGCGCGCAGAGCCGGGGCATCGGCGAGGGCCTGCTGCGCAGCCTGCTGGGCGGTGTGACGACCTCGCGCGTGCTGCTGTCCACCCCGGAGGGCCCGAGCAAGGCGTGGCGGCTGTACCGGCGGCTGGGGTTCGTGGACGTGCTGCGGCACTACCAGTTCACCGGCGACCCGCGACCGTTCGCGGTGCTCGGCCGGACGTTGCCGCTGGACTAG
- a CDS encoding SAV_6107 family HEPN domain-containing protein — MSTATDFPSIPLPLPPASAVSLLAQARECLREAERATDPADRFAAAYLGAMRAAAAVLALRGRPHRGRAKPTSVWVLLPRLAPELAEWATYFASCSAARAAVLAGITRQVNPRSADDLVRQAGQFADLVDAIMYAREDRL; from the coding sequence ATGTCCACCGCGACCGACTTCCCCTCCATCCCGCTCCCGCTGCCCCCGGCGTCCGCCGTCAGCCTCCTCGCCCAGGCCCGGGAGTGCCTGCGCGAAGCCGAACGAGCCACCGACCCCGCCGACCGCTTCGCCGCGGCCTACCTGGGCGCGATGCGCGCGGCAGCGGCTGTACTGGCCCTGCGCGGCCGTCCGCACCGGGGCCGGGCCAAGCCGACCAGCGTGTGGGTCCTGCTGCCGAGGCTGGCACCGGAGTTGGCGGAGTGGGCCACGTACTTCGCCTCCTGCTCCGCCGCGCGCGCCGCTGTGCTGGCCGGCATCACGAGGCAGGTCAACCCGCGCAGCGCCGACGACCTGGTGCGCCAGGCCGGCCAGTTCGCCGACCTGGTCGACGCGATCATGTACGCACGCGAGGACAGGCTGTGA
- a CDS encoding CHAP domain-containing protein, which yields MSRRVARSAAGFAAVAALLFGAAPAMAQDEVVDPAEWRVRQDIVDFALSQIGQREDGPNGYPLKYQAIDPAIRRPVEWCGIFVNWVWTKAGVKTKPSMAPAPGAPGVDQGHWATYWQKWGQENNRWRPLSSGEAEMGDVIVYGEYPSMFAHVGVVVEVAYDSTGRHATHIRTVEGNVSDRVVYTKWRKISDLAGGGGLKVSGFVSPF from the coding sequence ATGTCGAGACGAGTCGCGCGGTCCGCAGCGGGTTTCGCCGCGGTCGCCGCACTGCTGTTCGGCGCCGCCCCGGCGATGGCGCAGGACGAGGTCGTGGACCCCGCCGAGTGGCGGGTGCGGCAGGACATCGTGGACTTCGCGCTCAGCCAGATCGGGCAGCGCGAGGACGGCCCCAACGGCTACCCGCTGAAGTACCAGGCGATCGACCCGGCGATCCGGCGGCCCGTCGAGTGGTGCGGCATCTTCGTCAACTGGGTGTGGACCAAGGCGGGCGTGAAGACCAAGCCGTCGATGGCGCCCGCGCCCGGCGCGCCCGGCGTCGACCAGGGCCACTGGGCCACGTACTGGCAGAAGTGGGGCCAGGAGAACAACCGCTGGCGGCCCCTGTCCTCGGGCGAGGCCGAGATGGGCGACGTGATCGTCTACGGCGAGTACCCGTCGATGTTCGCGCACGTCGGTGTCGTGGTGGAGGTCGCCTACGACTCGACGGGCCGGCACGCCACGCACATCCGGACCGTCGAGGGCAACGTCAGCGACCGGGTCGTCTACACGAAGTGGCGCAAGATCTCCGACCTCGCGGGCGGCGGCGGCCTCAAGGTCAGCGGGTTCGTCTCGCCGTTCTAG
- a CDS encoding methylenetetrahydrofolate reductase has protein sequence MTSVVERITTGRPVFSVEFFPPRDNDDERVLWKAIRELEALDPAFVSITYGAGGSTRDRTVRTTARVVQETTLVPMAHLTAVDHSVAELRNVIGWYAAVGVRNILAVRGDPPGDVNGEWVPHPQGLTYAEELVRLCRELGNFCVGVSAFPYGHPRSADLDTDTKYLVQKLRAGADFAIAQLFLNPEDFLRLRDRVAATGCDTLLVPGLMPLTTPRTLAKSVELSGAPLPASVAARLEHLADDPVAFRKAGVDLVTEMGERLLAEGVPALHFYTFNRSKATREVVGRLGLVPART, from the coding sequence ATGACGTCGGTCGTCGAACGCATCACCACGGGTCGGCCCGTGTTCTCCGTGGAGTTCTTCCCGCCCCGGGACAACGACGACGAGCGCGTGCTGTGGAAGGCGATCCGCGAGCTGGAGGCGCTGGACCCCGCGTTCGTGTCCATCACCTACGGCGCGGGCGGCTCCACCCGGGACCGGACGGTCCGCACCACGGCCCGCGTGGTCCAGGAGACGACCCTGGTCCCGATGGCCCACCTCACCGCCGTCGACCACTCCGTGGCCGAGCTGCGCAACGTCATCGGCTGGTACGCGGCCGTGGGCGTGCGCAACATCCTGGCCGTGCGGGGCGACCCGCCCGGCGACGTCAACGGCGAGTGGGTCCCGCACCCGCAGGGCCTGACCTACGCGGAGGAACTGGTCCGGCTGTGCCGGGAACTGGGCAACTTCTGCGTGGGCGTCTCGGCGTTCCCGTACGGCCACCCGCGGTCGGCCGACCTGGACACGGACACGAAGTACCTGGTCCAGAAGCTGCGGGCGGGGGCGGACTTCGCCATCGCGCAGCTGTTCCTGAACCCGGAGGACTTCCTGCGCCTGCGCGACCGCGTGGCGGCGACCGGCTGCGACACGCTGCTCGTGCCCGGCCTGATGCCGCTGACGACCCCGCGGACGCTGGCCAAGTCGGTCGAGCTGTCCGGTGCCCCGCTGCCCGCCTCGGTGGCGGCCCGCCTGGAGCACCTGGCCGACGACCCGGTGGCGTTCCGGAAGGCGGGCGTGGACCTGGTGACGGAGATGGGCGAGCGCCTGCTGGCCGAAGGCGTGCCGGCGCTGCACTTCTACACGTTCAACCGCTCCAAGGCGACCCGCGAGGTCGTCGGGAGGCTCGGGCTGGTCCCCGCGCGCACCTGA
- a CDS encoding maleylpyruvate isomerase family mycothiol-dependent enzyme, whose translation MTKGLLDYTRLIEVVSSETELLAASAEGRRPERQVPACPGLNLGETVRHVGSLCRMATEWVSTGRQPLDWQQDPDPGQSLSDYVRASAVPLAETLMSRSADDPCETWWPEDPTCGFWARRIAHEATVHRMDVQAAAGLPVDPVPDDVAEDGVDEVLSFWLGHRLAVMGVSGTRDATVSIRVGSRVWLTHTGPTPSQAWRATPEETESADAEVTGTPMAVYRWLWGRIPDREVEAVGDHDAIAQLWALLRLATKTTK comes from the coding sequence GTGACCAAGGGACTGCTCGACTACACCCGCCTGATCGAGGTCGTTTCCTCGGAGACGGAGCTGCTGGCCGCGTCGGCGGAGGGCCGGCGCCCGGAACGCCAGGTCCCCGCGTGCCCCGGCCTGAACCTGGGCGAGACCGTGCGACACGTGGGCAGCCTGTGCCGGATGGCAACGGAATGGGTCAGTACCGGCCGGCAGCCGCTCGATTGGCAACAGGACCCGGACCCCGGCCAGTCCCTCTCCGACTACGTCCGCGCCTCCGCTGTTCCCCTGGCGGAGACCCTGATGTCCCGATCCGCCGACGACCCGTGCGAGACGTGGTGGCCGGAGGACCCGACGTGCGGCTTCTGGGCACGGCGGATCGCGCACGAGGCAACCGTGCACCGGATGGACGTGCAGGCGGCGGCGGGCTTGCCGGTGGACCCGGTGCCCGACGACGTGGCGGAAGACGGCGTGGACGAGGTCTTGTCTTTTTGGTTGGGCCACCGCTTGGCCGTGATGGGCGTGAGCGGCACAAGAGACGCCACGGTGTCGATCCGCGTGGGAAGCAGAGTCTGGCTGACCCACACCGGCCCAACCCCGTCACAGGCGTGGCGCGCCACCCCGGAGGAGACGGAGTCGGCGGACGCGGAGGTGACCGGCACCCCCATGGCGGTGTACCGCTGGCTGTGGGGCCGCATCCCGGACCGCGAGGTGGAGGCGGTGGGGGACCACGACGCGATCGCCCAACTCTGGGCTTTGCTGCGGTTGGCGACCAAGACGACCAAGTAA
- a CDS encoding polyprenyl synthetase family protein, whose translation MPPHPLDLDLPKHVDAALAGYLADRKTKGARTEENFAGVVDALADFVLGGGKRVRPTFAWWGWRAAGGDPDGDQAGAVLTAVSSLELIQACALIHDDLMDASETRRGMPTVHVRFADKHREQGWLGEPERFGLAASVLIGDIALAWADDMLFAAGLPTDALQRLSIPWRDMRTEMLAGQYLDVLTQARGDASPDAALRIDRLKTAAYTVERPLHMGAAIGGGSAELVDGLRSFGTDIGVAFQLRDDLLGVFGDPAVTGKPAGDDLREGKRTLLVALGMEFGADVLHDALGRPDLDVATVDVVRAKLVEVGAVDAVEERIAELTESALTALDRAPIVEPAARDRLAQLAVSATKRTS comes from the coding sequence GTGCCGCCCCACCCGTTGGACCTGGACCTGCCCAAGCACGTCGACGCAGCCCTCGCAGGCTACTTGGCCGACCGCAAGACCAAGGGAGCGCGCACCGAGGAGAACTTCGCCGGCGTGGTGGACGCGCTGGCCGACTTCGTCCTCGGCGGCGGCAAGCGGGTCCGGCCGACGTTCGCGTGGTGGGGCTGGCGGGCCGCGGGCGGCGACCCGGACGGCGACCAGGCCGGGGCGGTGCTCACGGCGGTCAGCTCGCTGGAGCTGATCCAGGCGTGCGCGTTGATCCACGACGACCTGATGGACGCCTCCGAGACCCGGCGCGGGATGCCGACCGTGCACGTCCGGTTCGCCGACAAGCACCGCGAGCAGGGCTGGCTGGGCGAGCCGGAGCGGTTCGGCCTCGCGGCCTCGGTGCTCATCGGCGACATCGCGCTGGCGTGGGCGGACGACATGCTCTTCGCCGCCGGCCTGCCCACCGACGCCCTCCAGCGGCTGAGCATCCCGTGGCGGGACATGCGCACCGAGATGCTCGCCGGGCAGTACCTCGACGTGCTCACCCAGGCCCGCGGCGACGCCTCCCCGGACGCCGCCCTGCGCATCGACCGGCTCAAGACCGCCGCGTACACCGTCGAACGCCCCCTGCACATGGGTGCGGCGATCGGCGGCGGCAGCGCGGAGCTGGTGGACGGCCTGCGCAGCTTCGGCACCGACATCGGCGTGGCCTTCCAGCTCCGCGACGACCTGCTCGGCGTGTTCGGCGACCCGGCGGTCACCGGCAAGCCCGCCGGGGACGACCTGCGCGAGGGCAAGCGGACGCTGCTGGTCGCGCTGGGCATGGAGTTCGGTGCGGACGTGCTGCACGACGCCCTGGGCCGGCCCGACCTGGACGTGGCCACCGTGGACGTGGTGCGCGCCAAGCTGGTCGAGGTGGGCGCGGTGGACGCCGTGGAGGAGCGGATCGCCGAGCTCACCGAGTCCGCGCTGACCGCCCTGGACCGCGCGCCGATCGTCGAACCGGCCGCGCGGGACCGGCTCGCCCAGCTCGCCGTCAGCGCCACGAAACGGACCTCGTGA
- a CDS encoding YbaK/EbsC family protein has translation MSALDHPGIRKVAAALAEAGHHEAADGIVVLADAVRTAAAAAEAVGVPVGAIANSLIFAAVRDGVASPLLVLTSGAHRADTDLLAELAGADKIERAKPDFVREHTGQVIGGVSPLGHPAPIQTFVDVDLEQYDVVWAAAGHPHAVFPTTYAGLVELTGGTPARVAR, from the coding sequence GTGAGCGCACTTGACCACCCCGGTATCCGAAAGGTGGCGGCGGCCCTGGCCGAAGCGGGCCACCACGAGGCCGCCGACGGCATCGTCGTCCTCGCCGACGCCGTCCGCACCGCCGCCGCGGCGGCCGAGGCCGTGGGCGTGCCGGTCGGAGCCATCGCGAACAGCCTGATCTTCGCCGCGGTCCGGGACGGCGTCGCGAGCCCGCTGCTGGTCCTCACCTCGGGGGCGCACCGGGCGGACACCGATCTGCTGGCCGAGCTGGCCGGAGCCGACAAGATCGAGCGGGCCAAGCCGGACTTCGTGCGCGAGCACACCGGGCAGGTCATCGGCGGCGTCTCCCCGCTGGGGCACCCCGCGCCGATCCAGACCTTCGTGGACGTGGACCTGGAGCAGTACGACGTCGTGTGGGCCGCCGCCGGGCACCCGCACGCCGTGTTCCCCACCACCTACGCGGGCCTGGTCGAGCTGACCGGCGGCACACCGGCGCGGGTGGCCCGATGA
- a CDS encoding DUF3153 domain-containing protein — protein MSRATALILPVMLLAFFSLTGCVRLHAAMALSQDDRVSGEIVAATPPTRDNDPGPQLRVPNELASRVTTKPYAQDNYTGTQLFFSGLTFDEVRALAAATSASSSRYQLSFRRSGDLVTMNGSVDLTQVPPERADIQVKISFPGEVVETNGREEESSTIAWSPKPGQASMLEATVRYAGENSPSYFGWTMLLAGLTGGAALIVVVLAIVAHRRSQVA, from the coding sequence GTGTCCAGGGCCACAGCGCTGATCCTGCCGGTGATGCTCCTCGCGTTCTTCTCGCTGACCGGGTGCGTCCGGCTGCACGCGGCGATGGCGTTGTCGCAGGACGACCGGGTGTCCGGCGAGATCGTCGCCGCGACCCCGCCGACGCGCGACAACGACCCGGGCCCGCAGCTGCGGGTGCCCAACGAGCTGGCCAGCCGGGTGACCACCAAGCCGTACGCGCAGGACAACTACACCGGCACGCAGCTGTTCTTCAGCGGCCTGACCTTCGACGAGGTGCGCGCGCTGGCGGCGGCCACGAGCGCGTCGTCGAGCCGGTACCAGCTGAGCTTCCGCCGGTCGGGCGACCTGGTGACGATGAACGGGTCGGTCGACCTGACCCAGGTGCCGCCGGAGCGGGCCGACATCCAGGTCAAGATCAGCTTCCCGGGCGAGGTCGTGGAGACCAACGGCCGGGAGGAGGAGTCGTCCACGATCGCCTGGTCGCCCAAGCCCGGTCAGGCGTCGATGCTGGAGGCGACCGTGCGGTACGCCGGGGAGAACTCGCCGTCCTACTTCGGGTGGACCATGCTGCTGGCCGGGCTGACCGGCGGTGCGGCCCTGATCGTGGTCGTGCTGGCGATCGTGGCGCACCGCCGCAGCCAGGTGGCCTAG
- a CDS encoding RNA polymerase sigma factor, which produces MIADEAVPSPSPPPPPDLSGPDPAAVFGRLFDEHAVPLHGYLARRIGDQVADDLVSETFLVALQQRHTYDPSRAGVRPWLFGIASNLLRRHVRQEVRGWRARARVGADRAQESPEARTAERVTAQQRVRRLAGALAALEPGDRDVLLLTSWGRLTAPEVAQALGIPVGTVHSRLHRVRRWLQAQGPVVGGEDVDA; this is translated from the coding sequence ATGATCGCGGACGAAGCGGTACCCAGCCCGAGCCCACCGCCGCCCCCGGACCTGTCGGGACCGGATCCGGCGGCGGTGTTCGGGCGGCTGTTCGACGAGCACGCCGTGCCCCTGCACGGCTACCTGGCCCGTCGGATCGGCGACCAGGTCGCGGACGACCTGGTGTCGGAGACGTTCCTGGTGGCGCTGCAGCAGCGCCACACCTACGACCCGAGCCGGGCCGGCGTGCGGCCGTGGCTGTTCGGGATCGCGTCCAACCTGCTGCGCCGGCACGTGCGGCAGGAGGTCCGCGGCTGGCGGGCTCGGGCCAGGGTCGGTGCCGATCGGGCGCAGGAGTCGCCCGAGGCCCGCACGGCCGAGCGGGTGACGGCGCAGCAGCGGGTCCGGCGGTTGGCCGGCGCGCTGGCCGCGTTGGAGCCGGGCGACCGGGACGTGCTCCTGCTCACCTCCTGGGGGCGGCTCACCGCTCCGGAAGTCGCGCAGGCGCTGGGCATCCCCGTGGGGACGGTCCACTCGCGCCTGCACCGGGTGCGTCGGTGGCTGCAAGCACAGGGTCCGGTCGTGGGTGGGGAGGACGTCGATGCGTGA
- a CDS encoding alkaline phosphatase D family protein: MAELVLGPVLRHVDATSATVWVETDGPCEVEVAGHRATTFQVGEQHFALVVIEGLTPDTTTPYTVRLDDHVVWPPPDYPFPAPRIRTNGVRRLVFGSCRAAKGHRGPGHDKLGPDALDAFAARLKDVPEGEWPDALLLLGDQVYADEPTPKIKRWLAERRPEPAGEVVSFREYAELYHESWADPEIRWLMSVLPTSMIFDDHDVRDDWNTSRAWRARMAEYPWWGQRIRAGLASYWVYQHLGNLGPEELARDALWGKVRAAGEDVQGLLEEFAEQADREADGRKPTRWSYRRDFGRVRLLVIDTRAGRILDGPERLMVGDEEFDWIERNAEGDYDHLLIGSSLPWLMPHALSHFQSLNEKSAARSGLRGKLAERVRQAGDLEHWPAFRASFERLARLVHRIATGPQAPSTICVLSGDVHHSYAARAEFPTPTSSEVLQLVCSPIHNDPPWLFRPIFALSWSRPLARYLRWRATRAGVSPDPVSWRKVSGPHFGNSIAILTTTPHTAHYHLETAAPTGLTTAANLTFPHTDRTTGKGEQRGDGGGGGGGGGGGGGGRGHNGA, from the coding sequence ATGGCGGAACTGGTGCTCGGTCCGGTGTTGCGGCACGTCGACGCCACGTCGGCCACCGTGTGGGTGGAGACCGACGGGCCTTGCGAGGTGGAGGTCGCCGGGCACCGGGCCACCACGTTCCAGGTCGGGGAGCAGCACTTCGCCCTGGTCGTCATCGAGGGGCTCACGCCCGACACGACCACGCCCTACACCGTGCGCCTGGACGACCACGTCGTGTGGCCGCCGCCGGACTACCCCTTCCCCGCGCCCCGGATCCGGACGAACGGCGTGCGGCGGTTGGTGTTCGGTTCGTGCCGTGCGGCGAAGGGGCACCGGGGGCCGGGGCACGACAAGCTGGGTCCGGACGCGCTGGACGCGTTCGCCGCGCGGCTCAAAGACGTGCCCGAGGGCGAGTGGCCGGACGCGTTGTTGCTGTTGGGCGACCAGGTGTACGCGGACGAGCCGACGCCGAAGATCAAGCGTTGGCTGGCGGAGCGGAGACCGGAGCCGGCGGGCGAGGTGGTGTCGTTCCGGGAGTACGCCGAGCTGTACCACGAGTCGTGGGCGGACCCGGAGATCCGGTGGCTGATGTCGGTGCTGCCGACGTCGATGATCTTCGACGACCACGACGTCCGCGACGACTGGAACACCTCGCGGGCGTGGCGGGCGCGGATGGCCGAGTACCCGTGGTGGGGGCAGCGGATCCGGGCGGGGCTGGCGTCGTACTGGGTGTACCAGCACCTGGGCAACCTCGGCCCGGAGGAGCTGGCGCGGGATGCGTTGTGGGGCAAGGTGCGTGCCGCCGGCGAGGACGTGCAGGGGCTGCTGGAGGAGTTCGCCGAACAGGCCGACCGCGAGGCCGACGGCCGCAAACCCACGCGCTGGAGCTACCGGCGCGACTTCGGCCGCGTGCGACTGCTGGTGATCGACACCCGAGCCGGCCGCATCCTCGACGGCCCGGAGCGGCTGATGGTCGGGGACGAGGAGTTCGACTGGATCGAGCGCAACGCCGAGGGCGACTACGACCACCTGCTGATCGGCTCGTCCCTGCCGTGGCTCATGCCGCACGCCCTGAGCCACTTCCAGTCCCTCAACGAGAAGTCCGCCGCCCGGTCCGGCTTGCGCGGCAAGCTCGCCGAACGCGTCCGCCAGGCAGGCGACCTGGAGCACTGGCCCGCGTTCCGCGCGTCCTTCGAGCGGTTGGCGCGCTTGGTGCACCGCATCGCCACCGGCCCTCAGGCGCCGAGCACGATCTGCGTCCTGTCCGGCGACGTCCACCACAGCTACGCGGCCCGCGCCGAGTTCCCGACCCCGACGAGCTCCGAGGTCCTGCAGCTCGTGTGCTCCCCGATCCACAACGACCCACCGTGGCTCTTCCGCCCGATCTTCGCCCTGTCCTGGTCCAGGCCCTTGGCCCGCTACCTGCGGTGGCGCGCGACCCGAGCCGGCGTCTCCCCGGACCCGGTGAGCTGGCGCAAGGTCAGCGGCCCCCACTTCGGCAACTCGATAGCCATCCTCACCACCACCCCCCACACCGCCCACTACCACCTCGAAACCGCAGCCCCCACCGGCCTCACCACAGCCGCCAACCTGACCTTCCCCCACACCGACCGCACGACGGGCAAGGGCGAGCAGCGCGGGGACGGAGGCGGGGGCGGGGGCGGAGGCGGGGGCGGAGGCGGGGGCCGAGGGCACAACGGCGCTTGA
- a CDS encoding DUF885 domain-containing protein, whose protein sequence is MATSPAGVHGISNQFVVEYAAADPLTATFIGTPGHDDELTDFSPDGHAARHELAKRALADITAAEPADKSEADAKAVFLERVGLQAEIHEAGLWEGELNVIAGPIQSLREVFDLMPTDTADHWATIAKRLAAMPEAVANLRAGLAGAADRGQVAALRQVTRVAEQCDTYSGRTNGKSYFGNLIAGADVDASLRTDLEAGAKAAAEAYADFAQFLRTDLAPKAPKKDAVGEDVYRLWSRYFTGARLDLAEAYEWGWEEFTRVETEMKQVANRIKAGATLAEAAAALDANPRYLVHGQDGLQQWMQQLSDKALLDVRDVHFELPDELMKLECRIAPPGGGVGAYYTGPTPDFSRPGRMWWSVPADKTEFSTWREVTTVYHEGVPGHHLQVATAVYQAEKLNDFQRLMCWVSGHGEGWALYAERLMRELGYLEDDGDLLGMLDAHLFRAARVIIDIGMHLELEIPKGTGFHEGERWTPELGLEFMLTRTITDPHHVRDEIDRYLGWPGQAPSYKLGERLWLAARDEARARHGEAFDLKKFHKDALEMGAMGLDTLRERLNEL, encoded by the coding sequence ATGGCAACCTCTCCGGCCGGCGTGCACGGCATCAGCAACCAGTTCGTGGTCGAGTACGCCGCGGCGGACCCGTTGACGGCGACCTTCATCGGGACCCCCGGCCACGACGACGAGCTGACCGACTTCTCGCCGGACGGGCACGCCGCGCGCCACGAGCTCGCGAAGCGCGCGCTGGCCGACATCACCGCCGCCGAGCCCGCGGACAAGTCGGAGGCCGACGCCAAGGCCGTGTTCCTGGAGCGCGTCGGCCTGCAGGCGGAGATCCACGAGGCCGGTCTGTGGGAGGGCGAGCTCAACGTCATCGCCGGGCCGATCCAGAGCCTGCGCGAGGTCTTCGACCTGATGCCGACCGACACCGCCGACCACTGGGCCACCATCGCGAAGCGGCTCGCGGCCATGCCCGAGGCGGTGGCGAACCTGCGCGCGGGCCTCGCCGGCGCGGCCGACCGCGGCCAGGTCGCGGCGTTGCGGCAGGTCACGCGGGTCGCCGAGCAGTGCGACACCTACTCGGGCCGGACCAACGGCAAGTCCTACTTCGGCAACCTCATCGCGGGCGCGGACGTGGACGCGTCCCTGCGCACGGACCTGGAGGCGGGCGCGAAGGCCGCCGCCGAGGCCTACGCCGACTTCGCGCAGTTCCTGCGCACCGACCTCGCCCCGAAGGCCCCGAAGAAGGACGCCGTCGGCGAGGACGTCTACCGCCTGTGGTCGCGCTACTTCACCGGCGCCCGCCTGGACCTCGCCGAGGCCTACGAGTGGGGCTGGGAGGAGTTCACCCGCGTCGAGACCGAGATGAAGCAGGTGGCCAACCGGATCAAGGCCGGCGCCACGCTCGCCGAGGCCGCCGCCGCGCTGGACGCCAACCCGCGCTACCTGGTGCACGGCCAGGACGGCCTCCAGCAGTGGATGCAGCAGCTGTCGGACAAGGCCCTGCTCGACGTCCGGGACGTGCACTTCGAGCTGCCCGACGAGCTGATGAAGCTCGAATGCCGCATCGCCCCGCCCGGCGGCGGCGTGGGCGCGTACTACACGGGCCCGACGCCGGACTTCTCCCGCCCCGGCCGCATGTGGTGGTCGGTGCCCGCGGACAAGACCGAGTTCTCCACCTGGCGCGAGGTCACGACCGTCTACCACGAGGGCGTGCCGGGCCACCACCTCCAGGTCGCCACCGCCGTCTACCAGGCCGAGAAGCTCAACGACTTCCAGCGCCTGATGTGCTGGGTCTCCGGCCACGGCGAGGGCTGGGCGCTCTACGCCGAGCGCCTGATGCGCGAGCTGGGCTACCTGGAGGACGACGGCGACCTGCTCGGCATGCTCGACGCGCACCTGTTCCGCGCCGCCCGCGTGATCATCGACATCGGCATGCACCTGGAGCTGGAGATCCCGAAGGGCACCGGCTTCCACGAGGGCGAGCGCTGGACGCCGGAGCTGGGCCTGGAGTTCATGCTCACCCGCACCATCACCGACCCGCACCACGTGCGCGACGAGATCGACCGCTACCTGGGCTGGCCGGGCCAGGCGCCGTCGTACAAGCTCGGCGAGCGGCTGTGGCTCGCGGCCCGCGACGAGGCCCGCGCCCGCCACGGCGAGGCGTTCGACCTCAAGAAGTTCCACAAGGACGCGCTGGAGATGGGCGCGATGGGCCTGGACACGCTCCGCGAGCGCCTGAACGAGCTGTGA
- a CDS encoding CU044_5270 family protein produces MRDVEWTEDELDRALDGLYREIETDQSGLPGVRANLVAAARTPGAVDLGGRRPVRRRVLAAAAVVLLVVAGVVAQTVVFAPGSASAQARETLTSAADIAARAQDPVVTAGRYRHVTTHAWWLKTVGAEDRSFSFLNENVVEVWIPADPTGEWLQRRRETGNRKWVEGTEAEARAAGAVIEEVPWPEQRAKGGAFSQNLPEHGGWQFPRPEFAAGLPTDPEQLYQRLRADSGGGGRALVYAADALRTGLLPAATRANLLRALAHLPGLDVTDDAADLDGRRGVALGVAEDGERQEIILDPATGEVIGERKVSDSMFAGVPKGTVTSYSSVTTAVVDALPGS; encoded by the coding sequence ATGCGTGACGTGGAGTGGACCGAGGACGAGCTCGATCGGGCGCTGGACGGCCTGTACCGGGAGATCGAGACCGACCAGAGCGGCCTGCCCGGCGTGCGGGCGAACCTGGTGGCGGCGGCGCGGACTCCCGGAGCGGTTGATCTCGGTGGGCGGCGGCCGGTGCGGCGGCGGGTGCTCGCAGCGGCGGCGGTGGTTCTGCTCGTGGTCGCCGGGGTGGTGGCGCAGACCGTGGTGTTCGCCCCCGGCAGCGCGTCCGCGCAGGCCCGCGAGACCCTGACCAGCGCCGCAGACATCGCCGCACGCGCCCAGGACCCGGTGGTGACCGCCGGCCGGTACCGCCACGTGACCACCCACGCCTGGTGGCTGAAGACGGTCGGTGCGGAGGACCGCAGCTTCTCGTTCCTCAACGAGAACGTCGTCGAGGTCTGGATCCCCGCCGACCCGACCGGCGAGTGGCTGCAACGCCGCCGCGAGACCGGCAACCGCAAGTGGGTCGAGGGCACCGAAGCGGAAGCCCGCGCGGCCGGGGCCGTCATCGAGGAAGTCCCGTGGCCCGAGCAGCGCGCCAAGGGCGGCGCATTCAGCCAGAACCTGCCCGAGCACGGCGGCTGGCAGTTCCCCCGACCGGAGTTCGCCGCCGGCCTCCCGACCGACCCCGAGCAGCTCTACCAGCGGCTGCGCGCCGACAGCGGCGGCGGCGGGCGAGCCCTGGTCTACGCCGCCGACGCCCTGCGCACCGGCCTCCTGCCCGCCGCGACCCGGGCGAACCTGCTCCGCGCGCTGGCCCACCTCCCGGGCCTGGACGTCACCGACGACGCCGCCGACCTCGACGGCCGGCGGGGCGTGGCGCTGGGCGTCGCCGAGGACGGGGAGCGGCAGGAGATCATCCTGGACCCGGCCACCGGCGAGGTGATCGGCGAGCGGAAGGTGTCGGACTCGATGTTCGCCGGCGTCCCGAAGGGCACGGTGACCAGCTACTCGTCGGTCACGACGGCCGTGGTCGACGCCCTGCCCGGCAGCTAG